One Arachis hypogaea cultivar Tifrunner chromosome 18, arahy.Tifrunner.gnm2.J5K5, whole genome shotgun sequence genomic window, gatttgagacttgatcataaaaagacttttcaaaggttctgggtcttgcattctacccaccttataaaaattttcgtcctcgaaaattgatacaaaacgaaagaaatcTCATAACAGTTTatccttgaacacatttaaggaagaagcaaaaatatctcaacatataaacatatatacggttttcaaatacttggatggtGGTATGCATAAAGATACAAAGGCAGGAGTGTGATTGTGAAGCAAACGTTataagataggctcaatgcacaaggTCATATGATTTCAATGCCTCACAAAAACTTGAGGTGccaaaatagggtgcaaatcaagataggcgttcacaaagCAAAGATGACATGGTTCAAACATGTGATAGTAAAGCAAGGCATCGAAGGCTATAAAACATGATGGGGTTAAAACGGCATGCTTAACATCcacacactaatctcatatcaacctcaaggCTTCAACTTTCCAACTTCGTCAAGCACTTTTCAACCTCATAGCCAATCATAAGCCTAACACCCGCAAGCTCGTTTGCAAGGGACAAAATACCCACAACTCATCATAACGTTACACACATACTGCTTCACcttccatatacacatatcacgtcttaaagaactaacgcatcgcgttacgtatacgtctacaagtcgcacgtgatatcaaacaattctcgagtctactcagaaggatacaagatttagaacGGAGAAACAATATCAAGGATAATGCTCATGATTTaagagaatgtatccaattcccaGATAAACAAAGacgctcaagcaatgaagtttgctataaataaatcaattgacaacttcaaagataacccttggatccaAGAAATGCAATAGGACCAATAAGAAGAGAACCAGCGCCTTAGTTCGAAACAAATTCAAATTGAGTCGAAGAAGTAGGAGGTTTACAGGAAAGAATATCTCGAACCCacgacaaagctcacagaactcaagagcacgattacAAATACTTTCGGATACATTGTTCATGAAAGAGTCGAAAACTTGCGGAAAAACCACTTTGCAGTCTAGAAGAAAAGTTAAACAacaaacattcttcaagagagtagcaaaagcataaatgtggctttacttcaatacaatttcatgttgaagtagattttgtagagttccaaaaacaaatgcacacaactttggctaagagctaaaatatttcctcaaatattttagaaagataattagatgcacaacttaaccaaaagcagttcataaaaactcggaagtaatcaaatgcttgttcaaaattctcaaaatttcatattcaaacaagcgtgtataacatttatagcaagtacgaaagaggaagttaaactctttttagaaaagaaactccgaagtaaaaatttgcttacaatttggtaaaggaaataagtagtgcgttacaaacgaaccgatttccactaaacaaggaagctttccaaaacctcatttaaaatagcgcatgccatTTTAAAATAACTTTGTCAAAGTTGAACGATGGTTTCCATTACAATCAAGcagttgaaaaataaatttagtttAGAACTACtttaaagagaattcaaaacttctttaaaaaattcaaaacaagactccaaaagtgttcttgaaatcaccatctcagaaggataTTCAAGGAGATTAGAATGTACTTAAAAGGAGTTAAGCCATAccagaaaggatcttaaatcaagatagttcaaacaagatccactaggcatgagGCATCAAACAAGAtttcaattgattcaaaagaatacGAAAGTCATAGGAAAATACAacccaatcattagtaatttcccaaggataaatctttgactaaaaactcttgtaaagacaatgagagaataaacgatgcactattttgaaacgaatcaaactaactcacataagaatgagattcacaaggttggaaaaaccaagatcaataGTAATGCTCACAAGATGTAAGAGATCAGTTAAAAACAAGGTCAAGCATGACATTCATGGAGATGGAAAGCTTAAGAGAGAACAAGTTCGCTCATAAGAAGAAAgccatgagtccaacattttcaaaagaacaacaatggcataagccatgtagtatgctaaatcaaactcaaataaaaatgaattaagtaaagtttatcaaacgaaactcaaccgagacaaaagtggtaaatcctttcttttcaaaattttgaaaaatatccaaatacataacCAAATGAAGATGTGCACTGGAGCTATAGtagaattactagaaagtcaatttacttttaaagtaagtgtagttccgtaaaccagtaaaagtacatgcGAGGTATTAGAGATAAATAGTtattaaactgtataagaaatcttcaaagattcacatatagataagtatacatctattcaacagcaattttcataaaaatctcaaaattggctgtgatcactatcaaataagagaaaaactgaatcaacaatttctctaagAATGTACTCAAAATCAGGAGTTAAAAGGCACAgcgcattaagacaagttcaaagctatatcaaagattacgtgaatcaagaagaactcaaacagagaaagatagATGTAACAatgattgcaaacaagcatatgcaattaagatcaaacaagaatgcataggAATAGAGGAATAGAATTGaagaatcaaactacttttcaaaaggattagcaaacaaggacttcaagttaggacatgaaggaacaggtcgactcgaacagaattcaagacacaactgaatagcctcgagaaatagtttctaacgttcccaaactcgcaattcgctttactcaaaactcgtatatcatctatgataacccattagtgctctcatatacataattcactagtattaagccggccaaacttaataccaagaattatgcaatgcaagactaacggtgttaatcaatagatcgtcatgtgtataaagctctaattctcgtcattcgataAGACTATTGCATgatagacactcagagtatgcaactaaagcatagtcggtccatttctcaggctctataggaaagaccgctctgataccataatgtaacaccctaactaccaaagctcacacttccggctgcgcgactccgatagctcggacattacgatgacttttatattatttaatactaaaatatgagcctgtttaaaactttaaaccgcaataccgcttccaaaaatactttcgttcgataacatatatccatagataccatacaacttacaaaaactcataaaggatacatccatatatatatatatatatatatatatatattatattataagcattaaccaatacaatctctaatcctcttacagaatatatcaagatacaggcgagggtacaataaataatctaaagcaatacagagcatctcaacaacaactaaataaaatctTCGTAACTTCTGTGCCCATGTCctaaaaggggaaaaatgtaggggggtgagaatatcatcctcgaaagggttctcagtagagggtttttgggaattactgtaataggatacgtgaagataaccgcagcagtgattaataactgtcttatgcctcttttcaaaaacaacggtttacaataaaagtaaagacggaaatattttctgaaagaagaaccgtccaattttcaaaaattcaaaagcctttcaaacggtttatctatgcggaaccaaaatagcctttcatattttattccaaaccagaaacacaaaaccgaaatcaaccatcaattcatctcattccaaccacggccctaggcccaaacaatccaacaacaaccaatcaccacagtccaacagagtcccagtagcaaacacaaatagaaagatgcaagcacaaacaaacagttattgcaagtagaacggttagcaattaatcacataggcaaaccaagtataatatgcacacccaaacaatgtcacatagatgcatatgatgcatgcctgtccctagtggctgatgatatcatctttcgGTTAtgtagccaacccgacacgtcctggtagctaaccatggacagaaacacccatcgcggagcaagtaggtttgagctacaaccccattgctactacccgctcaacctagagccagtggaataaccactactgcggctactacccaggcgggtgtttaaaagctcaacctggagcgagtgaaatcaccactactaccgctactacccaggcgtcatagtctctgacctggagcaagtgggacgaaccacaacccttgctactacccaggtatctcaagcatatattcattcagttccAGCCAtcgatcaacatccatctcagccatacggcttaaattcataattcatagtcagccatacggcccataactcattcggcaatcagccataaatcaatatcatacacagccatttcggctcacggttcaatccagaaccagccaatattcataatcatacacagccattccggcccataacaaaacaacacttcaaccattcaacatcatcaaattcataaaaccggcatttaagccacaaatcacttttctcaagccatttcactttgaaatcaaattttaactcttttcagccttggctttaaagatctcatttctcaaatcatctcaggctcataagccaaatttactcaaaatgAGTTCCttgtttaaaacaaagccactctcggcattctctttccaaaacttccaaaaccatggcaacttaaggatttatttcaaagtattcaaaatcacccatacaacaatgggattttataacaaaagtttctcggcagtgtcccaagtctttagggaaggtcaacctatatcaattccttaaaattcattgaaactcttaaaatcatggattctcggttcaagtaaataaaactgaatttattatgaaaccgaccatacaaaatcacaagttccaacccggtccaaaaatcaactcatttgaaaaggaaccggttcatttgaatcaaaccactttcaggtttctttttggaatccatttttctaactcttccaaaatgcctcaaacttaattactcaatcaaaagtctagattcctttgaaatcactaaaagctcctttttatattgaaatcaatattagagcatcattctctccttcagtgattcaaacggtaaaaatagttcatttctaaataagtcaaactcaaggcataaagttcactaaataaattaagcttgaaaatataaatattctcttaataaatcaaataatacaacttctcaaatccaatcctttttaaataactttttaaacaagactaggattttgtaaaaatttcggcagcacctcccctaaaacttgaacttttgccacccggttcaggtcccaactaaaccgtttctcattccttttcaacagctcaaaaccagaaatcaattcaaagcaagctaaatccaacagtcgcctcagtggcatatctcaagaaaaccatttcaaagtcaactcaatatcaactgatttaactcatttctaaagctttaaagaaacggttcagtaacaaatcatttgtccaagatcaagtcaattaaagtaaaccaggctgaattcaaaagtgtattcgacttttcacatcatcaaataattgactcaaatcaaatcaatcctcaagggattaaactcagatttcaaatctttaaagaatcacttcaaaatattacatttcacaaagccgcacaacaattcagccaaacacacatccataatcattcgagtcaatcaaataatacataagatagatacaatcactaaatacaccatatctcacatcagtatcaaTATTTAATAATTCTGATAAtaactatagttttcggaaagcgcccctaacTCAAAACGTGAATTCCATAACTCAAAcgcgtcacagagtcctttccgcctcaacccgaaatcaTCAACAACCGCAACCTCAGCTTCAAGCCACATCCGCAATAACCATAGCGACATTAATCGCAgcatacaataatcaggactcgaccccacgctATCAGAACTCATTCATTAACCATACACAACAAAATACTAAAGCGAGGCTCTCAAAACAGGAATACTTACTGAAACTAAGAGAGAACGGCTGAACTGAACCGGGGCGTCCTCTGAACCGGTTGGGTGGTGGCCCCCGGCAGTCAGCCCCAAGCAGCAGCGGTGATCTGGACCACACGCAGCGACGATGAAGTTCCAGGAAACTCAACAGAAGGGAAACTCAACTTAAAAGCCTTACTGGCAGTGGAGCTCGGTGGTGGCAGTGGCGTTCCCGGCGGTTGAGGCtcggccagaagctccggcggcCAGAACAGCGGCACGGCTTCTCCCTCCTTTGGCAACAACAATAGTGGTGTTTTCCGGCAACCACCGATCTCCGGCATCAGCAACAGGAGCTCCAGCTAGGCACCGCGGAGCAGCAAATCGGCAATGCCGTCGGCCAAGGTGCGACGATGAAAACGCCCTCAACCGCGGTGAAACGCGGCGGCTATGGAAGCTCGGCGGCGGCAAACACCGAATCGGCGCTCACGGCACGACAGCGGCGAAAAAGGGTCCCCTTTCGCGCATCCCTCTCTCTGTGTGCGAGGATGCGACGGTGGCCACGCGACTCCTCTGCAGCGACGGCGGCCACTCCTGTGTTTGGCGCGGTGGCGACTAGGGACTGGGTGCAGCTTCAGTGGCGACGGCGGAGCAGAACAGCGCGGTTCCCTCCTCCTTCGCGACCTTCTCCCTCTCGCCTGAGCTCTGACGCGACGGCGTCGCCTTCACTGGCAGCATTGGCAGTAGAAAGGCTTCCTCCATGCCCGCGAGGATGATGGCAGCGAGGCGTGAGGCACGGCGGCAAGGTGTGACATAGTGGCGGCAAGCTGAACGGCGGTATAAGCCCCCTTCcccccttcttctttttcctgaTTCTACCTTCCCTTTCTTTTCCTTCAGATACTGTGTGTGTGTTTAGGTTAGAGGGCAGCAGCTGCTGCTGCTGGTTCAGAGAGGGGAAACGGGTACTGGGTCAGGGTTTTAGGGTTaggatttttgaataaaattagggttaggggcattttggtaatttcaaataaagttgggaataatatggtaattgaaacccaaattaaatccaacactagaggtatatagaaaatactacttgctcatcaattttttacaaattacttttaataaaatgtccaaatcaaataattagaaataatatacttactttcttcatttttccaaaatagcaaaagtaatatttaaaatattacttatctaatccaaatcgtataaaatccttattatttcataactatcaactttataattcaaatatagaaaataatccaataattataaaattggataataatcataacttatctcaaattcaataaatcgaaacttgccttaattatctttaataaaataatttctgaaattaaggctataaataaccatatgatttgagacttgatcataaaaagacttttcaaaggttctggatCTTACAATGCGCGGGTCTCAttctagtttaaattaaaatacattgTTCAAATTAAACAAATGactacttttttttctatttgatgATTGTATCAAAGAAATTTTCTAATATCTGGTTTACATGAGGTTGTTTTcgttttaaaaagagaaaatgacaaatcgATCCCTGATTTTTTTATCTGCAGACATTTTTAAGTccctaaatatttaaaaatatatttaagttccTAACTTTTTTAAAATCTGGACACATCGATTCCTAAGTTTAATTTGTCCCATTTTAAAAACTCTTTCACGTCTGCATCCGTATCAACTAGGTCAATAGAACAGAGTCACGTTTGATTTTTCCGTTGGGTCTAACAGACCAAATATAAAGGATCGATatatccaaattttaaaaatgtcaGGAACTTAAATTCATTTTCAAATCGTCAATGACTTAAATATCAACAGAACAAAAAGTCAAtaacctatttgtctttttctctaatttttttaaaaaaattgcataaaaagaaTTTTTACACATATTAGAGATCAAATTTATGAAAATTTTATCCCAAGGCAacacacactatatatatatatatatataagatcgtGACTTTCGTAGCGCAAAATTAAAGCGTTAAAAACGTAATGACATGGCAAAATCAAAGTAACACTAAACTTTTCCTATGAATTTAATATCCTTGAAAGGAACTTAAAACTTTACACCTCCAAGTCTCATCTTTTTAAATAATACATATCCAAgactttttattaatcaaatctaattaaattggtctaacataacaaaaatcaattatAGACTTATAGTTAGCATTATTTcaagtcttattatttaatttggttgGACTTAATTCATAAAAAGAGTTGGATGTGTAGCATTACTCTATTTTTTTACCTCCAAAATCAAAACTTACATACACAAGTCATGAACAACATTCATGAATAGCATTATTGGTTTCTTGTGATTCAAGAAAGCTGACAAGCTCTTGAAGAGGGTCGTTAGCACTAAGGTTAATTACACTACCGACACCTATCTGCTCCTCCGGCCTCGGCCAACCCAACTCTGTCTACTGCCTTTATGTGCGAACGAGCTTTGGCTTTCTTGTGATCGGCTGTCACAGGAACTCTCCCAAGACACCGACATTAGTACCTTGTTATGCAAGAAATTGACAAATTCTTGCAAGGGCTCTTTGAAATTGATCTTTTTTTGTtagttcttctgcaatttctgctgGAGTAACCCGCACTTCTCCTAAGAGCCCTTCAATCTCTTGAAAGAGATTGTGATGTGAGATTCCAAGGTAGTTGAATGCCAATTGTTTAAAAGCAGAGAAAGTGCAGTATGACAAGTGAATGTGCATGTCCATTCTTCCAGGCCTTGGAAGAGTAGGATCAAGCCTCTCTTTATGATTTGTCGTGAACACGATGATTCGTTCCTCGTTGCAGCATGACCATAGACCATCTGTTGCATTCAATAGCCCTGGAAGTGTTACCTGTTGAAATTATCAATTATTTCATTCTTCATTACCAAAAATGAGTAAttatataatgaaataaaaattgcaaaccttattttcttctccttcttctctgtTCTGCAGCTCTATACTGCAATCAATATCTTCCACAACAAGTAAGGAAAGGTTATTCATCCGAAGCATTAGATTCTTCAAGTCCAAATTGTCATCTACACCAGCGAGATCTAGATCATAGATATCATAGTTAAGATAATTGGCCATGGCCGTGATGAGGCTAGACTTGCCGGTCCCTGGAGGACCATAAAGCAAGTACTCTCTTTTCCAAGCTCTCCCAGTTTTTTCATagaactctttgccattcaaaaACTTGTCCAAATCATCAATTATTTCCTTTTTAAGCTTAGAatcaattgcaattgtcttgaAACTTATGGGGTGATTGAAATTCATAGCTTCTCTTTTCCAATAACCTTCACATTCATGTTTGTGAAGCTTGGCAACCAAGTTACCTTCTTTGATGGCTTTTCCTCTTTCCAACACATAAGGCAAGTAAGAATTCAAGATCTTCTCTTTGTGTTTCCTGTGAAAGCTTAGCTCATAAGACCTTATTTCTGGTCTCAGTTTTCGCTCATACTATTATGGTATCTGTATACATTACAGACAAGCTTCCACCTCACTTTGACTCCATCGAAATCATCACATACTTCTTGGTTTTTATTAATGACGAATGCGAGTCTCTTATCATCTTCAGATTTTCCTGCTTTAACTCTATGAGCTGAttattagaatatcataattaggaaacaaaatcaggaaaatatcaaagaaagattagaaaaaaaaatcaatgtactcttagcgtactcttggtctatatattggtaagaaTCTTGTAATCACAgatgaaaaaatatgaa contains:
- the LOC112769847 gene encoding AAA-ATPase At3g50940-like; protein product: MNFNHPISFKTIAIDSKLKKEIIDDLDKFLNGKEFYEKTGRAWKREYLLYGPPGTGKSSLITAMANYLNYDIYDLDLAGVDDNLDLKNLMLRMNNLSLLVVEDIDCSIELQNREEGEENKVTLPGLLNATDGLWSCCNEERIIVFTTNHKERLDPTLPRPGRMDMHIHLSYCTFSAFKQLAFNYLGISHHNLFQEIEGLLGEVRVTPAEIAEELTKKDQFQRALARICQFLA